Proteins encoded together in one Candidatus Roizmanbacteria bacterium CG_4_9_14_0_2_um_filter_38_17 window:
- the rpmG gene encoding 50S ribosomal protein L33 → MARKGPRQLVGLVCKDCNSQNYITERNRANTEEKLDGIKKFCAKCNKNTEHK, encoded by the coding sequence TGGCGAGAAAAGGACCAAGACAATTAGTGGGATTGGTGTGTAAAGACTGTAATAGCCAGAATTATATTACCGAGCGTAATCGGGCAAATACAGAAGAAAAGCTAGATGGTATAAAGAAGTTTTGTGCTAAATGTAATAAGAATACAGAACACAAAG